In Runella sp. SP2, the genomic window AGGGTTCAGTTGCCAAACGGTAGGCCGCGAAAGTTTGCGCGACGAGCTCCACACCAAATTGCTGTTGTCGTTGAGTTTATACTGCAATGTCAGGTTAGGCAAAAAATTCCAATAGTTTCGATTCACAAGCGCTCCTAACGTTACGGATTCGCCTTGCGTAACGGTATTTTCTGCGCGGATTCCTGCCGTAAAACCTAGCTTTTTAAACTGCCTGCTCATTTGCATAAAAAACATTGTAATGTTTTCGTCAAACGTAAACTCATTACTTCGCCCAAAATCTTTACGAAAATCAGCTACTGTCAAAGGAGTCGAACGAGAAGCATCCGTCCGAATGAGCGTATCGTAGTCAATTTTAGCAAGGTTTTTTACGTAATTCATTTTAAAACCTGCCTCCAATTTCCACTCTTTCCCCACCACGTCCGTGTAAATCGCGTTCAATGTCCTGAAAGTGGAGTTAGCGAGTTGGTCATTGCGCTGCACCGATATACCCCGCACTTGTTCGTTGTTTCGCACATATTCCGACACCATGTTTTGTGTTCCAGGCTTTTGACTGCCTGCCACGGCTACTTCCACCATCAGTTCACGGCCTTTGTTATTTTTATACGTATAGCCAGCCAATCCCGTCAAAGAACGGCTATTTTCCATCATTTGGTTGTGACTCACCGTCAACGGTTGCTCATTTCCACGCAACACCGACTTATTTTCCGCATAGGTTGAGCTGGGAGCCCTGCCCACATCACCCGTAACTTTAAAATCAAAGCTATGATGCGGACTGACCACGTACTCTACCCCTGCCACTGCGTTGAAACTCTGGGTGGGGTTTTTGAGGTACGAATACGACTCAAACACATCTTTATTTCCTTCTTTTCCCATTACACGTCGGTCGGTCAGTTCTTGGTACCAATTGGATGAATTCCAGCCTGTATTCAGCGAAAACGCCATTTTCTGCGTTTTATACGTTAGGTTTCCACCCGCATCGCCCGTCGCAAAACGGTGTTGCAAATACGTCCCATAAATCGAACCCCGCCCGCCCAAGTTTTGATCGCGTTTGAGCTTGATATTAATCACCGTCTGAAACGACGACTCGTACTTGGCAGGTGGCGTAGGCATGAGTTCAATCGTTTCAATTTGGTCAGGAGTTAGTGATCTCAGGTAGTTTTTTTCCTGCTCTTCAGTCATTCGTAGGTCTTTACCGTCAATCAAAATTTTGGGCGATGTTCCTCTAAACGTAATTTTTCCGCTCATGTCCACCAACAACCCTGGCGAACGCCGCATAACTTCAAGGGCATTGGTGGCGGTTTTGAACATTTTGCTATCCACGTTTACGATGATATTACCCATTTTTTGCTCAAAAACAGGCTTGGTACCTTTCACCACGACTTCGTTGAGTTGCTTTTGGTCGGCTTGTAAGAATAACGTCCCAACATCCCAGTCTCGTTGGTTTTCATTAATGTGGATAGGGTTCGACACAAAACGCTGGTATTCAACGCTAGAAATGGCCAACAAATAGTGCCCATCTTCGATATTTTGCAGCGTAAAACGCCCCAGTGTATCAGTCACGCCCCCTTTTACGAGCGATGAATCTGACGATGATAGCAACGCTACACTCGCAAACTCCACTCCTTTTTGGGTGCTCATTTCCACCGTGCGTCCTTTGATGCTTCCTTTGTTTTGGGCAAAGCATAGCCCGCTGACCAATGTCAGTACAACGAAAAGATGTTTCATGACTGTTAAGAAAAAAGGTTAAAACGCTATTTTGATTGCCAGTAATTTTGAACAAATTTTATCCAATCTTTTTCCGAACTTGGAATCTGCACATCGGGCTGAAAACCAATGTTGTCGATGGGGGCATAATCGACCCACCCTGTGCGGGTGGTGGGCAAGCGTAATTCAAAGTTTTTGCACGGTAACTCGTGTTCTCGCACATTACCATAGTCCATCATTCCGCCCGTATGGTTGCCGAAAAGCGTCACTTTTTTACTTTGTTTGGCATAAAACACAAAGTATTCCGCGCTGCTGTAACAGTTTTCATTCATTAACACTGCTACTTTTTGAGGATACGGCAACACTTCCCCGTACGACATCGTATCGGCAGGATATTCCACCATTTGCCCCACTTTTAATCGGCTTTTAGCCAAACTCTCCTGCCAAGGCTTTGCCTCTTTGGCCGAAATCCACCCTTGAGTCAGCGCTTTGTCAATGATATTTTGTTCTGCCTTCAGGTTGTCAGGCGTGCTCCTAAAATGCGAGTAAACATCACGAAAATTATGGGTATTCAGGTACTTTAAAATGGCAGGAAACGAAGCGTTCATTCCACCCGAGTTGTCACGAATATCTACAATCAAATGGGGGGAATTGCGTATCGTTGCATCGTGCGCTTTCAAGACGCTATCCACCATTTCAAAGGAAATACCAAAGGAAGGAATTCGTACGTAAAAAGTTTGTTTGTCAATTGCTTTTACATGAAACTCCTCCTCAGCCTGCTGTGCTTTAGCAAGTTCATCGGGGGTTGCCTTTTGAGGATACTGCCGCGCCCAATAGCCCGAATTAGGGATGTTGAGCAAGTTTCCTTCCAGCGAAAAAGTCCGTGGGGAAGAAGTGAGGTCGCCCGCCCAGTAAACTCCTTTATAAGGGCTTAGGCCACTGGCGGCGGCTTCAAATTTCACCATGCCTACTTGCCATTTTTTATTTTGAGCCGCCAACACCACCGCTGCCATTTTGTCGGGTTGTTGTGGGTCACGCATGAGTGCAACGCGGTAACTACCATCCGCAATTTCCCAGATTCCTTCCAAGGGGTGTAGTTTGTCCTTGTTTGCGTCAAAATAAGCTTTTGCCTTGGTCTCATCCATGCTAATGCTTCGAATAGGCACTACCACTTCAGGTTCATTGAAATACACTTGAAAATGTCCATCCTTGAAAAAACGCTTGTACGCCCGTACCAATTGAAAACACTGTTTATCGCCTGGTAAGTCACGGGCTGCCGTTTGCAAACTATCCAGTAGTCGTTCGTACCGTGGCCGTGTTTGAGCAGTTACCTTGTCTTGAAAACCTGCATAGTTGGCTTCTGTTTTCTGGATGTACGTAGCCAACACCGCCGAGCATTCACAGTTTTGGGCAATACTTTCAGTTACAAAAAGTAAGAAAATACAGAAAAAAAATCGGTTTGCCATACGCTTTGGTTCGTTTAGAAATCGTGGTTCAAAACTGCACGGATACGTTGTCGTTACCAAAGTTTTTTGACGAACCTCGCTTTCCTCTCGACGAAAACTCGACAACTGGGACGTTTACGTTACTTACGACCAAACCCAACTACGACGATTTCCTGCGGTTGTGAGCAACCGCAGGCACATGACCGCCGACACGTGCGGGAGGTTACTCCTAACCGACCCAAATACGACTGGTGCAGGCGGTTGCTCACAACCTCAGACACAAATAGCAACACAGGCACATGTTGGTAGAAACTAATACACTTTGACGAAATTTGCCCAAATTTTTAGACGAACGTATGAATCGCCTCGACCAACCGAACCTACAAATATTTGATGTCGTTGAAAAAACCCTAAATTTCTATAATTCTAGGCTTTGGCTGCGTATTTTGGCGCATCTGTGTTACATTTACTTGAGCTATACATTTCTTGCCAACGAGTTTTTCGTTGAAGACTTAAAATACGGCGTCCACTTTTATGTGTACTGGCTCACCAATTTAGCCGCTGCCTACGCCATTTTTTATTATTTATTTCCTACCTACTTCGTCACAGAACGCTATTGGCATTTTTTTTCGCCCATTGCTTTCTGGTACTTTACGGTCTTTAGCTATTTCACTCACGCGTTTCTTCAAGAAGTTTACAGCAACAATACCGTTGTGAGTTATTCAGCATCTAGGGAAGACAACCCTTTCCTTGCCTTTCTCGACATCTACAACCAATACGGTTTGTGGGGACACTTTCGAAGCATATCGTTTGCGTTTGTCATATTTTTTGAATTCAAGTCTCATTTTGGACTCATTATTTTCGTAAAATCCGTCAAATACTTTATTGAAAATATCATCAAGCAAAAACACCTCAATGACCTTAACCACGACCTCGAATCTCGGTTTTTACAAAGTCAGCTTAATCCTCACTTTTTATTCAATTCGCTCAACAATATCTACGGGCTCATTCTCAATCAAAAG contains:
- a CDS encoding outer membrane beta-barrel family protein, with product MKHLFVVLTLVSGLCFAQNKGSIKGRTVEMSTQKGVEFASVALLSSSDSSLVKGGVTDTLGRFTLQNIEDGHYLLAISSVEYQRFVSNPIHINENQRDWDVGTLFLQADQKQLNEVVVKGTKPVFEQKMGNIIVNVDSKMFKTATNALEVMRRSPGLLVDMSGKITFRGTSPKILIDGKDLRMTEEQEKNYLRSLTPDQIETIELMPTPPAKYESSFQTVINIKLKRDQNLGGRGSIYGTYLQHRFATGDAGGNLTYKTQKMAFSLNTGWNSSNWYQELTDRRVMGKEGNKDVFESYSYLKNPTQSFNAVAGVEYVVSPHHSFDFKVTGDVGRAPSSTYAENKSVLRGNEQPLTVSHNQMMENSRSLTGLAGYTYKNNKGRELMVEVAVAGSQKPGTQNMVSEYVRNNEQVRGISVQRNDQLANSTFRTLNAIYTDVVGKEWKLEAGFKMNYVKNLAKIDYDTLIRTDASRSTPLTVADFRKDFGRSNEFTFDENITMFFMQMSRQFKKLGFTAGIRAENTVTQGESVTLGALVNRNYWNFLPNLTLQYKLNDNSNLVWSSSRKLSRPTVWQLNPFPFFIDPYTVAMGNPFLFPRIRNVSEVTYSYKKLMLVTGYNYNQNGVTQLPLYNATTRLTTWQQVNADNHRLFFDVSHSATLLPKWNYQMYLSTAYGGENVTLNGQSNSVAGLSASLWVSNMFTLPKGYTLEVSGWYNVPDRASFYRARSLGAINLGIQKSFANNRWNTQLNVNDIFWTSIFRANIKVDDSDMTFTNVQPQRYASFRVTYNFGKSKYQARGRKSGVSEDAARIRK
- a CDS encoding sensor histidine kinase gives rise to the protein MNRLDQPNLQIFDVVEKTLNFYNSRLWLRILAHLCYIYLSYTFLANEFFVEDLKYGVHFYVYWLTNLAAAYAIFYYLFPTYFVTERYWHFFSPIAFWYFTVFSYFTHAFLQEVYSNNTVVSYSASREDNPFLAFLDIYNQYGLWGHFRSISFAFVIFFEFKSHFGLIIFVKSVKYFIENIIKQKHLNDLNHDLESRFLQSQLNPHFLFNSLNNIYGLILNQKPTTTTAISQLQSLLKESFDDSKGNNVPLLSEINYLKNYISLEKIRHDQNVHIDFKVDENTINNHFIAPRVLLPFVENAFKHGLSDNLKHAQIDIHIFLKNNQLHFDIHNSKPDLKVSKTKVGGIGLVNIKRRLSLLYPDHSLQILDNPNSYEVHLRLPL
- a CDS encoding S41 family peptidase, whose amino-acid sequence is MANRFFFCIFLLFVTESIAQNCECSAVLATYIQKTEANYAGFQDKVTAQTRPRYERLLDSLQTAARDLPGDKQCFQLVRAYKRFFKDGHFQVYFNEPEVVVPIRSISMDETKAKAYFDANKDKLHPLEGIWEIADGSYRVALMRDPQQPDKMAAVVLAAQNKKWQVGMVKFEAAASGLSPYKGVYWAGDLTSSPRTFSLEGNLLNIPNSGYWARQYPQKATPDELAKAQQAEEEFHVKAIDKQTFYVRIPSFGISFEMVDSVLKAHDATIRNSPHLIVDIRDNSGGMNASFPAILKYLNTHNFRDVYSHFRSTPDNLKAEQNIIDKALTQGWISAKEAKPWQESLAKSRLKVGQMVEYPADTMSYGEVLPYPQKVAVLMNENCYSSAEYFVFYAKQSKKVTLFGNHTGGMMDYGNVREHELPCKNFELRLPTTRTGWVDYAPIDNIGFQPDVQIPSSEKDWIKFVQNYWQSK